The proteins below come from a single Streptococcus canis genomic window:
- the rpoD gene encoding RNA polymerase sigma factor RpoD, whose amino-acid sequence MTKEKEITTFNVQVAEFIRHHKKEGTAIDDDVTETLVIPFALDADQIDDLLERLTDGGISITDKEGNPSSKYVVEEPKPEELTDEELIGSNSAKVNDPVRMYLKEIGVVPLLTSEEEKVLAVAVAEGDLEAKQRLAEANLRLVVSIAKRYVGRGMQFLDLIQEGNMGLMKAVDKFDYSKGFKFSTYATWWIRQAITRAIADQARTIRIPVHMVETINKLVREQRNLLQELGQDPTPEQIAERMEMTPDKVREILKIAQEPVSLETPIGEEDDSHLGDFIEDEVIENPVDYTTRVVLREQLDEVLDTLTDREENVLRLRFGLDDGKMRTLEDVGKVFNVTRERIRQIEAKALRKLRHPSRSKQLRDFMED is encoded by the coding sequence ATGACAAAAGAAAAAGAAATTACAACTTTTAATGTTCAAGTTGCGGAGTTTATTCGTCATCATAAAAAAGAAGGAACAGCGATTGATGATGACGTGACTGAAACACTCGTCATTCCATTTGCCTTGGACGCTGATCAAATCGACGACCTACTTGAGCGGCTAACAGATGGTGGCATTTCCATTACAGATAAGGAGGGCAACCCCTCATCAAAATACGTGGTTGAAGAACCTAAACCCGAAGAGCTCACTGATGAGGAATTAATTGGAAGCAATTCTGCTAAGGTAAATGACCCTGTCCGTATGTACCTCAAAGAAATCGGTGTCGTACCACTTCTGACAAGTGAAGAAGAAAAGGTATTGGCGGTTGCTGTAGCAGAAGGTGATCTAGAAGCTAAACAACGTTTAGCAGAAGCCAACTTGCGTCTGGTAGTCTCTATTGCTAAACGTTATGTCGGTCGCGGCATGCAATTCTTGGATTTGATTCAAGAAGGCAATATGGGGTTGATGAAAGCTGTTGATAAATTTGACTATTCCAAAGGGTTTAAGTTTTCAACCTACGCTACATGGTGGATTCGCCAGGCTATTACTCGTGCTATTGCTGACCAAGCACGTACCATTCGTATCCCAGTTCACATGGTAGAAACCATTAACAAATTGGTTCGTGAGCAACGTAATTTATTGCAGGAATTAGGACAAGATCCAACACCAGAACAAATTGCAGAACGCATGGAAATGACACCTGATAAGGTTCGTGAAATTTTGAAAATTGCTCAAGAGCCAGTCTCTCTAGAAACCCCAATTGGTGAAGAAGATGATAGCCACTTGGGTGATTTTATCGAAGATGAAGTCATTGAAAATCCAGTTGACTACACAACACGCGTGGTTCTTCGTGAACAGTTGGATGAGGTCTTGGACACATTAACAGACCGTGAGGAAAATGTTCTCCGCCTACGTTTTGGACTTGACGATGGTAAAATGCGTACCCTTGAAGATGTGGGCAAAGTCTTTAACGTCACCCGTGAACGTATCCGTCAAATTGAAGCTAAGGCACTTCGCAAACTTCGCCACCCAAGCCGCAGTAAGCAATTAAGAGATTTTATGGAGGACTAA
- a CDS encoding transporter substrate-binding domain-containing protein, which translates to MKIKKMMVGLIICLLVIPLVACGKAEKVNHQDSIKKAGKLVVAVSPDYAPFEFKALVNGKDTIVGADIQLAQAIADELGVKLELSSMSFDNVLSSLQTGKADMAISGLSYTKERAKVYDFSTPYYETENAVLMRATDAKTVKDITSLAGKKVAAQKGSIEEGLVKTQLPETNLISLTAMGEAINELKSGHVYAVDLEGPVAAGFLAQHKDLALAPFSLKTSDGDAKAVALPKNSGDLTKTVNKVIAKLAKDNQYKAFIREAAALTGNIVE; encoded by the coding sequence ATGAAGATTAAAAAAATGATGGTCGGTCTCATTATCTGTCTGCTTGTTATTCCTTTAGTGGCATGTGGCAAAGCAGAAAAAGTGAATCACCAAGACAGTATTAAAAAAGCAGGGAAATTGGTTGTGGCGGTTAGCCCGGACTACGCACCTTTTGAATTCAAAGCTTTGGTCAATGGGAAAGATACCATTGTCGGGGCAGACATTCAATTAGCTCAGGCTATTGCAGATGAATTAGGGGTTAAATTAGAGCTTTCCTCAATGAGCTTTGACAATGTCTTGTCGAGCCTTCAGACAGGTAAAGCAGACATGGCTATCTCTGGTCTATCTTACACCAAAGAAAGAGCCAAAGTCTATGATTTTTCAACCCCTTATTATGAAACTGAAAATGCTGTACTAATGAGAGCTACAGATGCTAAGACAGTTAAGGACATAACCAGTTTAGCTGGCAAAAAAGTGGCAGCTCAAAAAGGCAGCATTGAAGAGGGATTGGTCAAAACACAGTTACCAGAAACTAATCTGATTTCTTTAACCGCCATGGGAGAAGCCATCAATGAATTAAAATCTGGACACGTTTATGCCGTTGATTTAGAAGGGCCTGTTGCAGCTGGCTTTTTAGCGCAACATAAGGATTTGGCTTTAGCACCATTTAGCTTAAAAACCAGTGATGGCGATGCCAAAGCAGTGGCTCTTCCTAAAAATAGTGGTGACCTAACTAAAACCGTCAACAAAGTTATTGCTAAATTGGCTAAAGATAATCAGTATAAAGCCTTCATCCGAGAAGCAGCAGCCCTGACTGGAAACATCGTGGAATAA
- the addA gene encoding helicase-exonuclease AddAB subunit AddA: MITFEPFLSPEAIAQLQETESRSQAAQKRTPQQIEAIYSSGQNILVSASAGSGKTFVMVERILDKILRGVAIDRLFISTFTVKAATELRDRIEKKLYAQIAQTTDYQLKAYLTEQLQTLSQADIGTMDAFAQKLVNHYGYSIGLSPRFRIMQDKAEQDVLKQDVFSKLFETFMAQSDSSLFKALVKNFSGNRKDASAFRDLIYSCYSFSQSTENPREWLQETFLKAAKTYQRLEDIPLQDIELLLASMHDTADQLRDLTDMEEYGQLTKAGKPTVKYINHLKVIENLHHWARDFDHLYGRQGIGQLAKDLTTMLPSGNDVTVAGTKYPIFKALHQKLTRFRHLETILAYQGESLPLLEVLQRFVVAFSDAYLAAKMQEAAFEFTDIAHFAIQILEENPDIRQAYQQQYHEVMVDEYQDNNHMQERLLTLLSNGHNRFMVGDMKQSIYRFRQADPQIFNQKFKDYQAHPEQGKLILLKENFRSQSEVLDASNAVFSHLMDESLGDILYDEQHQLVAGSDAQKVSYPEHRAKLLLYNTDRNDEVEEEDSDGLSPNEVNIVAKEIIRLHNDQGVPFEDITLLVSTRTRNDAIFHAFNQYGIPLVADGGQQNYLKSVEVMVMLDTLRTINNPRNDYALVALLRSPMFAFDEDELARLALQKGSDQDTTCLYDKLEKALLGTGAHSDLVHDELMAKLSGFMETLKNWRRYAKIKSLHDLIWKIFNDRFYFDLVASQAKAEQAQANLYALALRANQFEQSGYKGLSRFIGMIDKVLETKNDLADVEVTSPKQAVNLMTIHKSKGLEFQYVFILNCDKRFAMTDIHAPFILNRQQGIGIKYLADVKELLGEETLASVKVSMETLPYQLNQQELRLATLSEQMRLLYVAMTRAEKQLFLVGKASKQKSQELTDGKYTGKLLPLALREQLMTFQDWLLAITDTFTTEDLCFDVCFIEDSDLSPEVIGQLQNPQVLHPDNLKDNRQSADIVRALDMLDKVSQLNAGYEAAINLPTVRTPSQLKASYEPLLDSEGVEVMEKTYHTSTAFTLPDFSKQVRVDASQVGSALHQLMQAIPLAYPVTAKTIAHALEQLELDQAVKAALDMVKVEQFFDKTVLGQQFQIYHRNLYREAPFAMLKTDPISQEDYVVRGIIDAFLLFEDHIELVDYKTDKYQNSLELKNRYQQQLTLYAEALTQTYGLPVTKKYLVLMGDKKLEIVNI, encoded by the coding sequence GTGATAACATTTGAACCCTTTTTAAGCCCAGAAGCTATTGCTCAATTACAAGAAACAGAAAGCCGTAGTCAAGCAGCTCAAAAAAGAACCCCCCAGCAGATTGAAGCCATATACAGTAGCGGTCAAAATATCCTTGTGTCAGCCTCTGCTGGGTCAGGAAAAACCTTTGTGATGGTAGAACGCATTCTTGATAAAATCCTGAGAGGAGTTGCTATTGATCGGTTATTTATTTCCACCTTTACCGTTAAGGCAGCTACGGAATTGCGTGACCGTATTGAGAAAAAATTGTATGCTCAAATCGCTCAAACGACAGATTATCAGCTAAAAGCCTACCTAACAGAGCAGCTGCAGACCCTGTCTCAGGCAGATATTGGCACCATGGATGCCTTTGCCCAAAAGTTGGTCAATCACTATGGTTATAGCATTGGTTTGTCGCCTCGATTTCGTATTATGCAAGATAAGGCCGAGCAAGATGTTTTAAAACAGGACGTTTTTAGCAAGCTATTTGAAACCTTTATGGCACAAAGTGATTCTTCTTTGTTCAAAGCACTGGTTAAAAATTTTTCTGGTAACCGAAAAGATGCATCCGCTTTTAGAGATCTGATTTATAGCTGTTATTCTTTTAGCCAATCTACCGAAAACCCAAGAGAATGGTTGCAAGAAACGTTCTTAAAAGCAGCAAAAACCTATCAGCGCCTTGAAGATATACCTCTGCAAGACATTGAATTATTGTTGGCAAGCATGCATGATACCGCAGATCAGTTAAGAGATTTGACTGACATGGAAGAATATGGTCAACTGACCAAGGCTGGTAAACCAACGGTCAAATATATTAACCACCTAAAGGTTATTGAAAATCTTCATCATTGGGCGCGGGATTTTGACCATCTCTATGGTAGGCAAGGAATTGGCCAATTGGCTAAAGACTTGACCACAATGCTCCCTTCTGGCAATGACGTGACTGTTGCTGGTACCAAGTATCCTATTTTTAAAGCCTTACACCAAAAATTAACACGCTTTAGACACTTAGAGACGATTTTGGCATACCAAGGGGAAAGTCTTCCTTTGTTGGAAGTGTTGCAACGTTTTGTCGTAGCCTTTTCAGATGCCTATCTGGCCGCTAAGATGCAAGAAGCAGCCTTTGAATTTACAGATATTGCCCATTTTGCCATTCAGATTTTAGAAGAAAACCCTGACATCAGACAGGCCTACCAGCAGCAGTATCACGAAGTCATGGTTGATGAATACCAAGATAACAACCACATGCAGGAGCGCTTATTAACTTTATTATCAAATGGTCATAATCGTTTTATGGTTGGTGATATGAAGCAATCCATTTACCGATTTCGACAAGCAGATCCTCAAATTTTCAATCAGAAATTCAAAGACTATCAGGCTCATCCTGAGCAAGGGAAGCTTATTTTACTGAAAGAAAATTTCCGAAGCCAATCAGAAGTTTTGGATGCCAGTAATGCTGTTTTTAGCCATTTGATGGATGAATCTCTGGGAGACATTTTATACGATGAGCAACATCAGTTGGTTGCTGGTAGCGATGCCCAAAAAGTGTCCTATCCTGAACATCGTGCTAAATTATTGCTTTATAACACTGACCGAAATGACGAAGTAGAAGAGGAAGATTCTGATGGCTTATCACCTAATGAGGTGAATATTGTTGCCAAAGAAATCATCCGATTGCATAATGACCAAGGAGTACCTTTTGAAGACATCACCCTTCTTGTCTCAACAAGGACAAGAAATGATGCTATTTTTCATGCCTTTAATCAGTATGGTATCCCACTAGTAGCTGACGGTGGTCAGCAAAATTACCTCAAATCGGTTGAAGTCATGGTCATGTTGGATACCTTGAGAACCATTAATAACCCAAGGAATGATTATGCCCTTGTTGCCCTGTTGCGCTCACCAATGTTTGCCTTTGATGAGGACGAATTAGCAAGGCTGGCGCTTCAAAAAGGCAGTGACCAAGATACTACTTGTCTTTATGACAAATTGGAAAAGGCCTTACTTGGAACGGGTGCTCACTCAGACTTAGTGCATGATGAGTTAATGGCAAAATTAAGTGGTTTTATGGAAACCTTAAAGAATTGGCGTCGTTATGCTAAAATCAAATCTTTGCATGACCTCATTTGGAAAATTTTCAATGACCGATTTTACTTCGATCTGGTTGCTAGTCAAGCCAAGGCTGAGCAGGCCCAAGCCAATCTTTATGCGCTAGCCCTGCGTGCCAATCAATTTGAGCAATCAGGATACAAAGGGTTATCTCGCTTTATTGGCATGATTGACAAGGTGTTAGAAACGAAAAATGATTTAGCAGACGTTGAAGTAACTAGTCCTAAGCAAGCGGTCAATCTCATGACGATTCACAAATCCAAGGGATTGGAATTCCAGTACGTGTTTATCCTTAACTGTGACAAACGCTTTGCCATGACAGATATTCATGCTCCGTTTATTTTAAATCGTCAGCAGGGTATTGGAATCAAGTACTTGGCTGATGTTAAGGAGCTTTTGGGTGAAGAAACCTTAGCGTCAGTCAAAGTGAGTATGGAAACCTTGCCTTATCAGTTGAATCAGCAAGAGTTACGCTTGGCAACCTTATCTGAACAAATGCGGCTGTTGTACGTTGCCATGACACGAGCTGAGAAACAACTTTTCCTTGTTGGAAAAGCCAGCAAGCAAAAAAGCCAAGAGTTGACAGATGGTAAGTATACTGGTAAGTTGTTGCCTTTAGCGCTTCGAGAACAGTTGATGACTTTCCAAGACTGGCTCTTGGCTATCACAGATACCTTCACCACTGAAGACCTTTGTTTTGATGTGTGCTTTATTGAGGATAGCGACTTAAGTCCAGAGGTTATTGGTCAACTTCAAAATCCACAAGTATTACATCCAGACAACCTCAAGGATAACCGTCAATCTGCGGACATTGTGCGTGCCTTAGATATGCTAGACAAAGTGTCTCAATTAAATGCTGGCTATGAAGCCGCCATCAATCTCCCAACGGTTCGCACACCTAGCCAACTAAAGGCTTCCTATGAGCCCTTGTTAGACTCAGAGGGGGTAGAGGTCATGGAAAAAACTTACCACACCTCTACAGCCTTTACTTTACCTGATTTTTCAAAACAGGTCAGAGTTGACGCTAGCCAAGTTGGGTCAGCCCTCCACCAATTGATGCAGGCTATTCCCTTGGCTTATCCAGTAACAGCCAAAACAATCGCACATGCTCTAGAGCAACTAGAGTTGGACCAAGCGGTTAAGGCAGCTCTTGATATGGTGAAAGTTGAGCAATTCTTTGATAAGACAGTCTTGGGGCAGCAGTTTCAGATCTATCACAGGAATTTGTACAGAGAAGCGCCTTTTGCCATGTTAAAAACAGATCCTATTAGTCAAGAAGACTATGTTGTTCGGGGAATCATTGATGCTTTTCTCTTATTTGAGGATCATATTGAACTAGTGGATTATAAAACGGATAAATACCAAAATTCTTTGGAGTTAAAAAACCGTTACCAACAACAGTTGACTTTATATGCAGAAGCCCTTACTCAGACCTATGGTCTTCCTGTAACCAAGAAATATTTGGTTCTAATGGGAGACAAAAAATTGGAAATTGTCAATATCTGA
- the mscL gene encoding large conductance mechanosensitive channel protein MscL: MIKELKAFLFRGNIIDLAVAVIIGGAFGAIVTSFVNDIITPLILNPALKAANVENITQLTWNGIKYGNFLGAVINFLIIGTSLFFVVKAAEKAMPKKQEEEVVEVTTPTQEELLTEIRDLLAKK, from the coding sequence ATGATTAAAGAATTAAAAGCATTTTTATTTAGAGGAAACATTATTGATCTTGCTGTTGCAGTTATTATCGGGGGTGCCTTTGGTGCTATCGTTACATCTTTTGTTAACGACATCATCACACCACTTATCTTAAACCCAGCCTTGAAAGCTGCTAATGTTGAAAACATTACACAATTAACTTGGAATGGGATTAAATATGGTAACTTCTTGGGAGCGGTAATCAACTTCCTTATCATCGGTACTAGCCTTTTCTTTGTTGTTAAAGCCGCTGAAAAAGCTATGCCTAAAAAACAAGAGGAAGAAGTTGTTGAAGTAACAACCCCTACTCAAGAAGAATTGCTTACTGAAATCCGTGACTTGTTAGCAAAGAAATAA
- the dnaG gene encoding DNA primase, with product MGFLWGGDDLAIDKEMISQVKNSVNIVDVIGEVVQLSRTGRHYLGLCPFHKEKTPSFNVVEDRQFFHCFGCGKSGDVFKFIEEYRQVPFLESVQIIADKAGMSLDIAPSQAAVANQHQHPNHALMTLHEDAAKFYHAVLMTTTIGQEARKYLYQRGLDDHLIEHFNIGLAPDESDYLYQALSKKYEEGQLTASGLFNLSDQSNTIYDAFRNRIMFPLSDDQGHTIAFSGRIWTAADMKKKQAKYKNSRGTVLFNKSYELYHLDKAKPVIAKTHEVFLMEGFMDVIAAYRSGYENAVASMGTALTPEHVHHLKQITKKVVLTYDGDDAGQNAIAKSLELLKDFVVEIVRIPNKMDPDEFVQRHSPEVFADLLKQSRISSVEFFIDYLKPDNMDNLQSQIAYVEKIAPLIAQSPSITAQNSYINRVADLLPDFDYFQVEQSVNALRVQDRQRRQEKQVQPVSRLVTLPVAKSLTAITKAESHLMHRLLHHSYLLTEFRHRADFYFDTPALEVLYQQLKQQGQITSYDLSEMSEEVNRAYYSVLEENLPREVAPDEIDDILAKRAKLLAERDLYKQGKQVRESSNKGDHQLALEVLENLIAQKRKME from the coding sequence ATGGGATTTTTATGGGGAGGTGACGATTTGGCGATTGACAAAGAAATGATTTCCCAGGTAAAAAATAGTGTTAATATTGTCGATGTCATTGGAGAAGTGGTCCAACTTTCTCGTACAGGTCGACATTATCTTGGCCTTTGTCCCTTCCATAAAGAAAAAACGCCCTCTTTTAATGTCGTTGAAGACAGACAGTTTTTTCACTGCTTTGGTTGTGGAAAATCAGGGGATGTTTTTAAATTTATTGAGGAATACCGCCAAGTCCCCTTCTTAGAAAGTGTTCAGATTATTGCGGATAAGGCTGGCATGTCGCTTGATATAGCGCCAAGTCAGGCAGCGGTTGCTAACCAACACCAGCACCCTAATCACGCTTTAATGACACTTCATGAAGATGCTGCTAAATTTTACCATGCGGTTCTGATGACTACCACCATTGGTCAAGAAGCTAGGAAATATCTTTACCAGAGAGGCTTGGATGACCACTTAATTGAACATTTCAATATTGGCTTAGCCCCAGATGAGTCGGATTATCTTTATCAAGCTCTTTCTAAAAAATACGAGGAAGGTCAACTGACTGCTTCAGGATTGTTTAACTTGTCCGACCAATCCAATACCATTTACGACGCCTTTCGAAATCGTATCATGTTCCCCTTATCAGATGACCAAGGGCATACTATTGCCTTTTCAGGACGTATCTGGACGGCGGCTGATATGAAAAAAAAACAGGCCAAGTATAAAAATTCAAGAGGAACCGTTCTTTTTAACAAATCTTATGAATTGTATCACTTGGACAAGGCCAAGCCTGTTATTGCCAAAACTCATGAAGTGTTTCTAATGGAAGGGTTTATGGACGTGATTGCTGCTTATCGTTCGGGTTATGAAAATGCTGTTGCCTCAATGGGAACGGCTTTGACGCCAGAACATGTTCATCACCTTAAACAGATTACCAAAAAAGTAGTCTTGACCTATGATGGTGATGACGCTGGTCAAAATGCCATTGCTAAATCACTAGAATTGCTTAAAGATTTTGTGGTAGAAATTGTCAGAATCCCCAATAAAATGGACCCTGATGAATTTGTACAGCGGCATTCCCCAGAAGTATTTGCAGATTTGCTTAAGCAGTCACGCATCAGTAGTGTCGAATTTTTTATTGATTATCTCAAACCTGACAATATGGATAATTTGCAATCGCAAATTGCTTATGTGGAAAAAATAGCGCCATTGATTGCTCAGTCACCGTCTATCACAGCCCAAAATTCTTACATTAACAGAGTAGCAGATTTGTTACCGGATTTTGATTATTTCCAAGTAGAACAATCGGTCAATGCCTTAAGGGTTCAGGATAGACAAAGGCGCCAAGAGAAGCAGGTTCAACCTGTCAGCAGGCTGGTTACTTTGCCAGTGGCAAAAAGTTTGACAGCTATCACCAAGGCAGAAAGTCATCTTATGCATCGACTGTTACATCATAGCTATTTGCTGACTGAATTTCGCCATCGAGCTGATTTTTATTTTGATACCCCTGCCCTTGAAGTGCTTTATCAACAGTTGAAGCAACAAGGACAAATCACTTCCTATGACTTGTCAGAAATGTCAGAGGAAGTCAATCGGGCTTACTACAGTGTTTTAGAAGAAAACCTTCCCAGAGAAGTGGCTCCTGATGAGATTGATGATATTCTAGCCAAACGTGCCAAGCTTTTAGCAGAGCGCGACCTCTACAAACAAGGTAAGCAAGTTAGAGAATCTAGCAATAAAGGTGACCACCAACTAGCTCTTGAAGTGTTGGAAAATTTAATTGCTCAAAAACGAAAAATGGAATAG
- a CDS encoding metal-sulfur cluster assembly factor has product MTDTPKYTEEQVAAIKDRILEALETVIDPELGIDIVNLGLIYEIRFDDNGHTEIDMTLTTMGCPLADLLTDHIHDAMQDVPEVTKTEVKLVWYPAWTVDKMSRYARIALGIR; this is encoded by the coding sequence ATGACTGATACACCAAAATACACCGAAGAACAAGTTGCAGCCATTAAGGATAGAATTCTTGAAGCTTTGGAAACGGTTATTGACCCGGAGTTAGGCATTGATATTGTTAACTTAGGCTTGATTTATGAAATCCGCTTTGACGATAACGGTCACACAGAAATCGACATGACACTCACGACAATGGGCTGTCCTTTGGCAGACTTGTTGACAGATCATATCCATGATGCCATGCAAGATGTGCCAGAAGTCACTAAGACTGAGGTCAAATTAGTCTGGTACCCTGCTTGGACGGTTGATAAAATGAGCCGCTATGCTAGGATTGCATTGGGCATTCGCTAA
- the rfbD gene encoding dTDP-4-dehydrorhamnose reductase, whose amino-acid sequence MILITGSNGQLGTELRYLLDERDVDYVAVDVAEMDITNADKVEAVFAQVKPTLVYHCAAYTAVDAAEDEGKALNEAINVTGSENIAKACGKYGATLVYISTDYVFDGNKPVGQEWLETDRPDPKTEYGRTKRLGELAVEQYAEQFYIIRTAWVFGNYGKNFVFTMQQLAEKHSRLTVVNDQHGRPTWTRTLAEFMCYLAENQKAFGYYHLSNDAKEDTTWYDFAKEILKGKAVEVVPVDSSAFPAKAKRPLNSTMNLDKAKATGFVIPTWQEALKEFYQQELKK is encoded by the coding sequence ATGATTTTAATTACAGGAAGTAACGGTCAATTAGGGACAGAACTTCGTTATCTATTAGACGAACGAGATGTTGATTATGTGGCTGTTGATGTCGCAGAAATGGACATCACAAACGCAGATAAAGTCGAAGCTGTTTTTGCACAGGTCAAGCCAACATTGGTTTATCATTGTGCTGCTTATACGGCAGTTGATGCGGCAGAAGACGAAGGAAAAGCTTTAAATGAGGCTATTAATGTAACAGGCTCAGAAAATATTGCCAAAGCTTGTGGAAAATATGGGGCTACCCTTGTTTATATTTCGACAGATTACGTGTTTGATGGCAATAAACCAGTCGGTCAAGAATGGTTAGAAACAGATCGTCCAGATCCTAAGACAGAATATGGCCGCACAAAACGTTTAGGAGAACTAGCCGTTGAACAATACGCAGAGCAATTTTATATTATCCGTACTGCCTGGGTATTTGGAAATTATGGTAAAAACTTTGTCTTTACCATGCAACAATTAGCAGAAAAACATTCCCGTTTGACTGTTGTCAATGACCAACATGGTCGACCAACGTGGACAAGAACCTTGGCAGAATTTATGTGTTATTTGGCAGAAAATCAAAAAGCCTTTGGTTATTATCACTTGTCAAATGATGCTAAGGAAGACACTACTTGGTATGATTTTGCCAAAGAAATCTTAAAAGGTAAGGCTGTTGAAGTGGTGCCGGTTGATTCATCAGCTTTCCCAGCAAAAGCCAAACGACCTTTAAATTCAACCATGAATCTTGACAAGGCAAAGGCA
- a CDS encoding aminotransferase, with amino-acid sequence MKLPAFGVEEWLNQHEKEAIYDIAGSTIASLTLEELFEVTGEDSQAFYQNLHQKPLNYGWIEGSPDFKKGVANLYQNLEPENILQTNGATGANFAVLYALIEAGDHVIAHYPSYQQLYDIPESLGATVDYWQVKEDLNWLPDLDVLEQLIRPNTKLITINNANNPTGAYMNRDYLDTLIAIAKAHDLYIVSDEVYHSFASDHLLGIADLYDKGISVNSMSKTFSLPGIRVGWLAASEEIVELLRTYRDYTMICAGVFDDMVAALALKHAPKLLQRNRQILTRNLNLLDNWVQQEEKVSYVKPKQVSTAFVKLAIEEAIEPFALRLLRDYGTLVVPGNRFDRDKHVRIGYCCQPEILQAGLSALSEMLKNIQ; translated from the coding sequence ATGAAATTACCAGCTTTTGGTGTTGAGGAATGGCTTAATCAGCATGAAAAAGAAGCCATCTATGACATTGCAGGATCCACCATTGCTTCCTTAACGTTAGAAGAATTGTTTGAGGTGACAGGAGAGGATTCTCAAGCTTTTTACCAAAACTTGCATCAAAAACCGTTGAACTATGGTTGGATTGAAGGGTCTCCTGACTTTAAAAAAGGGGTTGCCAACCTTTATCAAAACTTAGAGCCTGAGAATATTTTACAAACCAATGGCGCAACAGGAGCTAATTTTGCAGTTTTATATGCTTTGATTGAAGCAGGTGATCATGTCATTGCCCACTATCCCAGCTACCAGCAACTTTACGATATCCCCGAGTCACTAGGGGCAACAGTTGACTATTGGCAGGTCAAAGAAGACCTGAACTGGCTTCCTGATTTAGACGTATTAGAACAACTCATTCGTCCCAATACCAAACTAATCACTATCAATAACGCCAATAACCCAACCGGAGCTTATATGAACAGGGATTATTTAGACACATTAATCGCCATTGCTAAAGCTCATGACCTTTATATAGTAAGCGATGAAGTGTATCATTCCTTTGCCTCCGATCACTTACTAGGCATTGCTGACTTGTATGACAAAGGAATTTCAGTCAATAGCATGTCTAAGACCTTTTCCCTACCAGGCATTCGGGTAGGTTGGCTTGCAGCCTCTGAGGAAATCGTAGAACTTCTCAGAACCTATCGAGATTACACCATGATTTGTGCAGGCGTCTTTGATGACATGGTGGCTGCGCTAGCCTTAAAACATGCCCCAAAACTCTTGCAAAGGAATCGACAAATTCTCACGAGAAACTTAAACCTTCTAGATAATTGGGTGCAACAAGAAGAAAAAGTATCTTATGTCAAACCCAAACAAGTCTCTACAGCTTTTGTGAAATTGGCAATTGAAGAAGCGATTGAACCCTTTGCCTTACGTTTATTACGAGACTACGGTACTCTAGTTGTGCCTGGTAATCGCTTTGACCGCGATAAGCATGTTCGGATAGGCTATTGCTGCCAGCCTGAAATTCTTCAAGCAGGTCTATCAGCTCTGTCAGAAATGTTGAAAAATATTCAGTAA
- the rpsU gene encoding 30S ribosomal protein S21 has protein sequence MSKTVVRKNESLDDALRRFKRSVTKAGTLQESRKREFYEKPSVKRKRKSEAARKRKKF, from the coding sequence ATGTCAAAAACAGTAGTACGTAAAAATGAATCTCTTGACGATGCTCTTCGTCGCTTCAAACGTTCTGTTACTAAAGCTGGTACTCTTCAAGAATCACGTAAACGTGAATTCTACGAAAAACCTTCTGTAAAACGTAAACGTAAATCAGAAGCAGCTCGCAAACGTAAAAAATTCTAA